The Bacteroidota bacterium genome has a segment encoding these proteins:
- the infC gene encoding translation initiation factor IF-3, with product MKDQQTPRINEEIRVARIRLIDETGQQLGILTPQEGMRYANQRGLDLIEIVPTANPPVCKLMDLGKYKYELTKKEKLQRKNQQVVLLKEVRFHPNTDVHDFEFKARHARSFIEDGNKVKATVIFKGREIVYKEHGEALLKRLAERVADIAKIEQPAKMEGKWMSIILTADKVGKKKSPKIQTEEKQI from the coding sequence ATTAAAGATCAACAAACGCCTCGCATAAACGAAGAAATTCGAGTAGCACGAATTCGTTTAATAGATGAAACCGGGCAGCAGCTCGGAATATTAACGCCGCAAGAAGGAATGCGATATGCAAACCAACGGGGTTTAGATTTAATCGAAATTGTTCCTACTGCTAACCCACCTGTTTGCAAGTTGATGGATTTAGGTAAATACAAATACGAACTTACCAAAAAGGAAAAGTTGCAACGTAAAAATCAGCAGGTAGTGCTTTTGAAAGAGGTGCGTTTTCATCCAAATACAGATGTTCATGATTTCGAATTCAAAGCAAGGCATGCTCGCTCTTTCATTGAAGACGGAAATAAAGTGAAGGCTACAGTTATTTTTAAAGGTCGTGAAATTGTTTATAAAGAACACGGCGAAGCGTTATTGAAACGGTTAGCGGAAAGAGTAGCCGACATTGCAAAAATCGAACAACCCGCAAAAATGGAAGGGAAATGGATGTCGATTATTCTAACAGCAGATAAAGTTGGTAAGAAAAAATCACCGAAAATACAAACTGAAGAAAAACAAATTTAA
- the rplT gene encoding 50S ribosomal protein L20, with protein MPRSQNKVASHRRRKRILERAKGYWGTRSKVLTVAKHHIDKAGQHAYRDRRLKKREFRQLWIARINAAARMNGTTYSRLIDGMKKKSIDINRKVLANLAANNQEAFAEIVKFATA; from the coding sequence ATGCCTAGATCACAAAATAAAGTTGCCTCCCACCGCCGTCGTAAGCGTATATTAGAGCGAGCGAAAGGCTACTGGGGAACTCGCAGTAAAGTTCTCACGGTTGCAAAGCACCACATTGATAAAGCTGGACAGCATGCATACCGTGATAGACGTTTAAAAAAGCGAGAATTCCGCCAACTCTGGATTGCACGTATCAACGCGGCAGCCCGGATGAACGGAACAACATACTCCCGATTAATCGATGGAATGAAAAAGAAAAGCATCGATATCAATCGGAAGGTATTGGCAAATTTAGCAGCCAATAACCAAGAAGCTTTTGCAGAGATAGTAAAATTTGCAACTGCATAA
- the rpmI gene encoding 50S ribosomal protein L35, with protein sequence MPKMKSDSGAKKRFKLTASGKVKRRKAFKSHILTSKSQKRKRKLRHATLVSKSETKRIKMLLPK encoded by the coding sequence ATGCCAAAAATGAAATCAGATTCAGGAGCTAAAAAAAGATTTAAACTCACAGCTTCAGGAAAAGTTAAAAGACGGAAAGCATTTAAGAGCCATATTTTAACTTCGAAATCGCAAAAGCGTAAACGTAAATTACGCCACGCAACACTTGTTTCGAAATCAGAAACAAAGCGAATTAAAATGCTTTTGCCAAAGTAA
- the pheS gene encoding phenylalanine--tRNA ligase subunit alpha translates to MQETIDEIRNQLDFEIIKVNSLPELDQFRIKYLARKGIIAELFEALKNVTPDQKPSLGKELNELRTHAQNLHDEKTKNLESNQSSQTELIDITLPGRRKWIGSLHPITQTLNEIKSIFLRLGFEIASGPEIEDDYYNFEALNFPPDHPARDMQDTFFISKKTLLRTHTSPVQIRVMEKQQPPVRVIMPGRVYRNEAISARSYCLFHQVEGLYVDTNVTFSELKGTLVAFAQQFYGSDLKFRFRPSFFPFTEPSAEMDISCFLCKGKGCRVCKYAGWLEILGCGMVNPNVYKFVNYDPMKVSGYAFGMGIERITMLRYGIDDIRILFDNDVRFLKQF, encoded by the coding sequence ATGCAAGAAACTATTGATGAAATAAGAAATCAGTTAGATTTCGAAATTATAAAAGTTAATTCACTTCCCGAATTAGATCAATTTCGCATAAAATACTTAGCCCGAAAAGGTATAATTGCTGAGTTGTTCGAAGCATTGAAAAATGTTACGCCCGATCAAAAACCTTCACTCGGAAAAGAGTTGAACGAGTTGCGAACGCATGCACAAAATCTCCACGATGAGAAAACGAAAAATCTTGAGAGCAATCAAAGTTCGCAAACAGAACTAATTGATATAACTCTTCCCGGACGTCGTAAATGGATAGGTTCTCTGCATCCGATTACACAAACTTTAAACGAAATTAAATCAATATTCTTGCGATTGGGATTCGAGATTGCTTCCGGTCCAGAAATCGAGGACGATTATTATAATTTTGAAGCTTTAAACTTCCCTCCCGATCATCCTGCACGCGATATGCAGGACACATTTTTTATATCTAAAAAAACTTTATTACGAACACATACATCGCCTGTTCAGATTCGGGTGATGGAAAAACAACAACCGCCTGTGCGTGTCATTATGCCCGGAAGAGTTTATAGGAACGAAGCTATTAGCGCCCGTAGTTATTGCCTCTTCCATCAGGTTGAAGGTTTGTATGTTGATACAAATGTTACTTTCAGCGAATTGAAAGGCACTCTTGTCGCATTCGCACAACAATTTTACGGGAGCGATTTAAAATTTCGTTTCCGTCCAAGTTTTTTTCCGTTTACTGAACCAAGTGCCGAGATGGATATAAGCTGCTTCCTGTGCAAAGGCAAAGGATGCCGTGTTTGCAAGTATGCCGGCTGGCTCGAAATTTTAGGTTGCGGTATGGTCAATCCAAATGTTTATAAATTTGTTAATTATGATCCGATGAAAGTCAGCGGTTATGCTTTTGGTATGGGTATCGAACGTATCACTATGTTGCGTTATGGTATTGATGATATACGAATCCTATTCGATAATGACGTTCGTTTCTTAAAACAATTTTAG